The Candidatus Atribacteria bacterium genome window below encodes:
- a CDS encoding sugar ABC transporter permease has protein sequence MISFDHGEKKWIPYLLFLPALIYLAGFIGYPLIKTLQLAFITEKGKIGIYNFITLTQDSTFWKALKNTLYLIIII, from the coding sequence ATGATATCTTTTGACCATGGAGAAAAAAAATGGATACCTTATTTGCTTTTTCTCCCAGCTTTAATATATTTAGCTGGTTTTATCGGCTATCCCTTGATAAAAACTTTACAGCTTGCTTTTATCACTGAAAAAGGTAAAATTGGTATTTATAATTTTATTACTTTAACTCAAGATTCAACCTTTTGGAAGGCATTAAAAAATACCCTGTATTTAATAATTATTATAG